A genome region from Ctenopharyngodon idella isolate HZGC_01 chromosome 5, HZGC01, whole genome shotgun sequence includes the following:
- the stpg2 gene encoding sperm-tail PG-rich repeat-containing protein 2 encodes MYDRAPRFTHLTLSGTTTEIGPGSYNISRSLSGKYNSYAPFLSLSSRESGFLGLGSGLLSPGPGQYNSDITRNHILGGNSLQNRSRRFDDVVSDVPGPGAYNVTNNVSPSEKRTTNPEKSVKAVFKVVKMLLNPDAPSIPSPGQAFGYEEDAQGVLHRHKPPTRDQTLGPAFYNPVTEELSSSQKYKGVQFGKMSGRREQVKGGDGPGPGQYEIQEDNTVHYENVNLVREQRGRSELVIPRYHELVALQEEKKGVPGPGQYHIKSQFATSSNPHGPVLSPPFLSQAQRFSPVKDETPPVGAYDDPRCALEILKKGRGVKKNPFGLTAVRFLPENKSKATPGPGAYNVFDYGLAQESLKKASQKGRKGARKGAFGSVAPRRLFLPSKEEMSTPGPAQYKVEKTNEASYKKQSTAAFKSASDRLVGSLFAKDTPPPGSYNVSESFEKTHGLHRYSEPRNEKARKRQSCFLSAAPRDPAFLHYDPEIPGPTHYSPDVKSGSKLALIVSKEDRFKSPKDTTPGPTAYELSPVIMDTVLKGTFNVTLHDPVMSSTRSLSSRKSLRKPPAHSSA; translated from the exons ATGTATGATCGAGCTCCCAGGTTCACACATTTGACATTAAGCGGCACCACGACTGAAATTGGACCAGGATCTTATAATATCAGCAGGTCTCTGAGCGGCAAATACA ATTCGTATGCCCCGTTCCTCTCGCTGTCCAGTAGAGAGTCTGGGTTCCTGGGGTTGGGCAGTGGTCTCCTCTCTCCTGGACCAGGACAGTATAACAGTGACATTACCAGG AATCATATTCTGGGAGGAAACAGTCTGCAGAATCGATCCAGGCGGTTTGATGACGTGGTGTCAGATGTGCCGGGGCCGGGAGCGTACAATGTTACGAACAATGTTTCACCTTCAGAGAAAAGAACAACCAATCCAGAGAAGAGTGTGAAG GCCGTTTTTAAAGTGGTGAAGATGCTGCTGAATCCTGATGCTCCATCCATCCCGTCTCCCGGTCAGGCGTTCGGATATGAAGAGGATGCTCAAGGTGTCCTACACAGACACAAACCCCCCACCAGAGACCAGACCCTCGGCCCGGCCTTCTACAACCCCGTAACG GAGGAGCTGTCGTCCTCTCAGAAGTATAAAGGTGTACAGTTTGGGAAGATGTCAGGCCGGAGAGAGCAGGTAAAGGGTGGAGACGGACCTGGACCAGGACAGTATGAAATACAGGA GGATAACACGGTCCACTATGAGAATGTGAATCTCGTGCGAGAGCAAAGAGGCCGTTCAGAGCTGGTCATCCCTCGATACCATGAGCTGGTGGCTCTGCAGGAGGAGAAGAAG gGTGTCCCGGGTCCAGGGCAGTACCACATAAAGAGTCAGTTTGCGACGTCCAGTAACCCACATGGTCCTGTGTTGAGCCCACCCTTTCTGTCTCAAGCTCAG CGGTTCAGTCCAGTCAAGGATGAAACGCCTCCTGTAGGTGCGTACGATGACCCACGCTGTGCTCTGGAGATCCTGAAGAAAGGCAGAGGGGTGAAGAAGAATCCGTTTGGCTTGACAGCTGTACGCTTCCTGCCAGAAAACAAATCGAAAGCTACGCCAG GTCCTGGTGCCTATAACGTGTTTGACTATGGCCTGGCTCAGGAGAGTTTGAAGAAAGCCTCTCAGAAAGGAAGGAAGGGCGCAAGGAAGGGCGCCTTTGGCTCTGTTGCACCACGCCGGCTTTTTCTCCCCAGCAAAGAGGAAATGAGCACCCCGGGGCCGGCTCAGTACAAG GTGGAGAAGACAAATGAAGCGTCATATAAGAAACAGAGTACAGCTGCTTTTAAATCTGCCTCCGACAGACTTGTGGGTTCACTGTTCGCCAAA GATACTCCTCCGCCAGGCTCATATAACGTGAGCGAATCTTTCGAGAAGACGCACGGTCTCCATCGCTACAGCGAGCCACGGAACGAGAAAGCACGCAAGCGACAGAGCTGCTTCCTGTCTGCCGCCCCCAGAGACCCCGCCTTCCTCCACTACGACCCTGAAATCCCAG GTCCGACTCATTATAGTCCAGATGTTAAGTCTGGCTCTAAACTTGCACTGATTGTCTCAAAGGAAGATCGCTTCAAAAGCCCTAAAGACACGACCCCTGGACCCACAGCATACGAG ttGAGTCCGGTCATCATGGACACCGTTCTGAAAGGCACCTTCAATGTGACGCTCCACGATCCTGTGATGTCCAGCACGAGATCTTTATCTTCACGCAAGTCTTTGAGAAAACCCCCTGCCCACAGCAGTGCCTAA